Proteins encoded together in one Pseudorca crassidens isolate mPseCra1 chromosome 17, mPseCra1.hap1, whole genome shotgun sequence window:
- the LOC137210519 gene encoding LOW QUALITY PROTEIN: integrator complex subunit 10-like (The sequence of the model RefSeq protein was modified relative to this genomic sequence to represent the inferred CDS: inserted 1 base in 1 codon; deleted 3 bases in 2 codons; substituted 1 base at 1 genomic stop codon), protein MSAQGDCELLVQRARELVQQDLRAAKAWLITACSLYPADFNIQXLFETLPGRVQCEMLLQVTEQCFNTLERSEMLLLLLRRFPETVVQHGVSLGEALLEAETIEEQESPVNCFRKLFVCDVLPLIINNHDILLSANLVYKYLNKAAEFNINYVTRSTQIESQHQGAQETSDLMSPNKRSSQKYIIEGLTEKSSQIVDPWERLFKILNVVGMRCDWQMYKGRRSYGDILHRMKDLCRYMNNFDDEAHAKYKNQVVYSAMLVFFKNAFQYVNSIQQSLFQGPNAPSQVPLVLLEDISNVYGDVEIDRNKHIHKKRKLAERREKPMSSDDEDCSAKGRNRHIAVNKAELANSIEVLESFKLARESWELLYSLEFLDKEFTRICLAWKTDTWLWLRISLNDMIIYQGQYKKAIASLHHLAALQGPLPQPQISGQGTLEHQRALIQLATFHLALGEYRMTCEKPQVLDLMCYMDLPIQDGGKSXEEPSKIKPKFRKGSYLKLLPCTSKAIMPYCLHLMLGCFKLRAFSDSRDDMVPGHVIVLLQQEWPWGETLFLKAVNKICQQGNFQYENFFNYVTNINVLEEFAYLRTQEGGKIHLELQPNQGVLSKHHTVTRGITKGVKEDFRLAMERQVSCCGEKLMLVLYRFCFNEKILLLQTLASPALPPEAAHSRGALARHKARLSVAVIALQKKKTIGVLTHWLLRSSSQQSKKLFLFLSYFVIFVKQKNLFCK, encoded by the exons ATGTCGGCCCAGGGCGACTGCGAGCTCCTGGTGCAGCGAGCCCGCGAGCTGGTGCAGCAGGACCTACGGGCTGCCAAGGCTTGGCTGATCACGGCCTGCAGCCTCTACCCCGCCGACTTCAACATCC GTTTATTTGAAACTCTTCCTGGTCGGGTCCAGTGTGAAATGTTACTACAGGTTACGGAACAATGCTTCAACACTTTGGAACGATCAGAAATGTTGCTTCTACTTTTGAGACGATTCCCTGAAACAGTGGTACAGCATGGAGTTAGCCTTGGGGAGGCACTGTTGGAGGCTGAAACTATTGAAGAGCAAGAATCTCCTGTTAActgttttagaaaattatttgtgTGTGATGTCCttcctctaataattaacaaCCATGACATTCTGCTGTCTGCCAATTTGGTGTATAAGTACTTGAACAAAGCAGCTGAATTTAATATCAATTATGTCACTAGATCTACTCAAATAGAGAGTCAGCATCAAGGTGCCCAAGAAACGTCTGATTTAATGTCACCGAACAAACGTAGCTCTCAGAAGTACATAATAGAGGGGCTGACTGAAAAATCATCCCAGATCGTGGACCCTTGGGAGAGGTTGTTTAAGATTTTGAATGTTGTTGGAATGAGATGTGACTGGCAGATGTATAAAGGAAGACGAAGCTATGGTGATATTTTGCATAGAATGAAGGATCTCTGCAGATACATGAACAACTTTGATGACGAAGCTCATGCGAAATATAAAAACCAA GTGGTTTATTCCGCTATGTTGGTCTTCTTTAAGAATGCATTTCAGTATGTCAACAGCATACAGCAGTCTCTGTTCCAAGGTCCTAATGCCCCTAGCCAAGTTCCACTGGTTCTTCTGGAAGACATATCAAATGTATATGGTGATGTAGAAATTGATCGcaataaacacatacataaaaagaggaaactagctgagaggagagaaaaacCCATGAGTTCGGACGATGAAGACTGTTCAGCAAAAGGAAGGAATCGTCACATTGCTGTCAATAAGGCAGAACTTGCTAACTCAATCGAGGTGTTGGAAAGCTTTAAGCTGGCCAGAGAGAGCTGGGAGCTGCTCTATTCCCTGGAATTCCTTGACAAGGAATTTACAAGAATTTGTTTGGCGTGGAAGACGGATACTTGGCTTTGGTTGAGAATCTCCCTCAATGATATGATCATCTATCAGGGTCAATATAAAAAGGCCATAGCGAGCCTGCACCACTTGGCAGCTCTCCAGGGACCACTTCCTCAGCCACAGATCTCGGGACAGGGGACCTTGGAGCATCAGAGGGCACTCATCCAGCTGGCGACCTTCCACTTGGCCTTGGGGGAGTACAGAATGACCTGTGAGAAA ccccaagtcctTGATTTGATGTGCTACATGGACCTCCCCATCCAGGACGGAGGCAAGTCATAGGAAGAACCCTCAAAAATAAAGCCCAAGTTTAGAAAAGGTTCATATCTGAAGCTTCTGCCTTGTACCAGCAAGGCTATCATGCCCTATTGCCTGCACTTAATGTTAGGTTGTTTTAAGCTTAGAGCCTTCTCAGACAGCAGAGACGACATGGTGCCGGGGCATGTGATCGTGCTGCTTCAGCAGGAGTGGCCGTGGGGAGAGACC CTTTTCTTGAAAGCCGTCAATAAGATTTGCCAGCAAGGAAACTTCCAATATGAGAATTTTTTCAATTATGTTACAAATATCAACGTGCTGGAGGAATTCGCCTACCTGAGAACTCAGGAAGGTGGGAAGATCCATCTGGAACTACAGCCCAATCAAGGAGTGCTAAGCAAGCACCACACGGTCACCCGGGGCATCACCAAGGGCGTGAAGGAGGATTTCCGCCTGGCCATGGAGCGCCAAGTGTCCTGCTGTGGGGAGAAATTGATGCTGGTGCTGTACAGGTTCTGCTTCAACGAGAAGATCTTGCTGCTCCAGACTCTGGCCTCACCGGCCCTCCCGCCAGAGGCAGCCCACAGTCGCGGGGCTCTGGCGAGACATAAAGCGCGGCTGAGCGTTGCAGTCATCGCTCTTCAAAAGAAGAAGACCATCGGTGTTTTAACTCATTGGTTGCTTAGAAGTAGTTCCCAACAGTCCAAGAagctatttctatttttgtcatattttgtaatttttgtaaaacaaaagaacctgttttgtaaataa